CGGCGTTTATCATGGCGATCACCGCCATTCATTTCTTCCTGAAGTGGCTGAACAAGGTAGGCATGTGGCCCTACGTTCTCTACCGCATCGCATTGGCGGGTGTGATTTACGCGGTTCTTATGTAACGGAGGCCAGCACATTACTTGGGGCGCAGGGTTGGGTAGGCCTTTCCAAAACTGTGCGGAGCCATGGATGGCGGAGCCCAAGCGTCACATGGATGTGCCGAAGGAGCGTGTTTTGGAAAGGCCTACCCAACCCTGTGCAAAACTCCTGAACTAGCAGGCTTCCAAAGGTGCATAGGCCAGAACCAGCCACTTGGCCCCCTCATCAAAGTTCACCTGCACGCGAGTGTGATGCCCGGTCCCCTCGGAGTTCATCACGATGCCCTCCCCAAACTTCGGATGACGCACCCGCTGCCCCAGACTGAAACCCGACTGCTGGGCGGAGTCCTGGCTGAACATGCTTTCATTGGGGCGGCCCACCATGGCCGGGCGCGTCACCGTATTGCGTAATCGGACTTCCTGCAGGCAATCCGCCGGGATCTCCCGCACAAACCGCGACAGCGCGTGGAACTTTTCCTGCCCGTACAAACGGCGCGATTCCGCGTAAGTGAGTACCAGCTTTTTCATCGCCCGGGTAATGCCCACGTAAGCCAGGCGCCGCTCTTCTTCCATGCGCCCAGGCTCTTCCAGTGACATGCTGTGGGGGAACAAACCTTCCTCCACGCCCGCCAGGAACACCAGCGGGAATTCCAGGCCCTTGGCCGAGTGCAGGGTCATCAACTGCACGCTGTCTTCATGGGCATCGGCCTGGGCTTCGCCGGCGTCCAGGGCTGCCTGGGCGATGAATTCCGCCAGCGGGTCGACACCTTCTTCCACCTCGAAATCCGACAATGCGTTCACCAGTTCTTCCAGGTTCTCTACCCTCGCCTGGCCCTTCTCGCCTTTTTCGCTGGCGTGGTAGTCCTTCAGACCACTGGCCTCGATGGCCTGCTTCATCAGGCCCTGCAATGACGCCTCACCGACCATTTCAGACAAGCCGTTGATGATGTCCATAAACGACTGCAACCCGGTTTTGGCCCGGCCTTTAACCTGGCCCGCCGCCAGCAGGCGCTCGGCGGACTCCCACAGGGAAATGCCTTGCTCGGTGGCGTATTCCCGCAACTCCGCCAGGCTCTTGGCGCCGATGCCCCGGGTGGGGATATTGACTACCCGTTCAAAGGCAGCGTCGTCCCGGTGGTACTGCACCAGGCGCAGGTAAGCCAGGGCGTTGCGGATTTCCTGGCGGTCGTAGAAGCGCAGGCCGCCATATACCCGGTAGGGAATGCCCTGGCGCATCAGCGCCTCTTCCAGCACCCGGGACTGGGCGTTGGAGCGGTACAGAATGGCCGATTCGCTGCGCAGGTTGCCGTCGCTGACCCAGGCATTGATGGAATCGGCAATGTAATTGGCTTCATCCTGCTCGTTGAACGCCGCGTACAGGCTGATCGGCTCGCCATCAGGGCCGTCGGTCCACAATTCCTTGCCCAAACGGCCCTGGTTGTTGGCGATCACAGAGTTGGCAGCCTTCAGGATCATCTGGGTGGAGCGGTAGTTCTGCTCCAGGCGCACCAGCCGGGCATTGGGAAAGTCCCGCTGGTACTGCTGGATGTTCTCAATCTTGGCGCCACGCCAGCCGTAAATCGACTGGTCGTCGTCACCCACCACGGTCAGCGGCACCCGGTTGCTGGCCAGCACCTGCAGCCAGGCGTATTGAATGGTGTTGGTGTCCTGGAACTCGTCCACCAGAATATGCTGAAAACGCTGCTGGTAATGCTTCAGCAGTTCCGGCCGGTGCAACCACAGTTCGTGGGAGCGCAGCAGCAGCTCGCCAAAATCCACCAGCCCGCCTTGTTGGCAGAGCTTTTCGTACTGGCGGTAGATTTTCAGCATGGTGCTGGTGAAGTGATCGCCCGGGTTTTCCTGGATGTGATCCGCCCGCAGGCCTTCGTCTTTCTGACTGTTGATAAACCACTGGGCCTGCTTGGGCGGCCACTGGCTTTCATCAATCTGGAACTCCCGCATCACCCGTTTGATCATGCGCAGCTGGTCGTCACTGTCCAGCACCTGGAAGTTCTCCGGCAGGCCGGCGTCTTTCCAGTGGGAGCGCAGCAGGCGGTGGGCAATGCCGTGAAAGGTACCGAACCATAACCCGCGGGAGGGAATGTTCATCATCTCCTCGATGCGGTAGCGCATCTCCTTGGCGGCCTTGTTGGTAAAGGTCACCGCCAGGATACCGGTGGGCGGTACCCGGTCTACCGTCATCAGCCAGGCAATGCGGTGCACCAGTACACGGGTTTTACCACTGCCCGCGCCGGCCAGCACCAGCAGGTGATCGTTCTGGGCAGTAACGGCCTCGCGCTGGGCGTCGTTCAGGGGGTCGATAATGTGGGAGACATCCATGGAGATAGACTTCATCACTGTTTAAATTTACAGGGCATTGTATCAGGCCTGATCAACTACGTCCTTTGTCCTGAGACCCTACCTATAAACGGGTATACCACCTGAAATTTCAACGAGTAACCTTCAAGAGAGTGGCGTTTCAGCCGATACACCCTTTAACACACTGACACATTAATTCTGTGTCAGGCGTTCAAAAAACAACCTAGAATGCCGGCCGACTAAAGTCTTAGGACTGACCAGCAGGGACTGACAACATGCTCTCATCACTCAAAATTTCTCACAAACTGGCCCTGCTGGTTGTGGTTGCCGTTACCGCCTTTGTGGTCAGCCAGACGTTTTCCATTATCACCGAACGCAACAACTCCGAGCGCTTGACCGAGGTGCGCGACCAGCTCTATCCATCTCTTGAGTTGTCCACCATCAATCAGGGGCGGTTACAGCTGATCGAAAATCAGATCAATAGTGCGGTCACCACCGGCGACGACCAACAACTGGCTGCCACCCGTAATCTGAAAGATGAGATTGCAGCCAATCTCCGCAAGATCGCTGCGCTCAACCCAGGCTTAAGCCAACAGGCAACCAGCCTGAGCAGAGACCTCGAGACCTATTACGGTAACGCAACGCGCATCGCCACGGCCATTATTGAGGGCACCGCCGATTTCAACCGAATCGGCCAGGAGGCATCCGCCAACGCCAATCGTCTGGAAAAGCTGCGGAATGACCTGGACTCCATGCGCAGCACCATGGAAGCACGCCTGATCCAGGCCATTGACAACACCACGGCCGCCTCCAGTGAGGCTGGCACAGTGTCCCTGGTCATTCTGGTGGTGGCATTGATTGCCCTGGTCACCCTGAGCCTGATTATCGGCCGCTCGATCTCAAACAGCCTGAACCAGATCATCAGCTCTCTGCGCAACATGGCCTCAGGCGAAGGAGACCTTACCTCCCGTATTCATTACGAGGGCAAGGATGAACTCCGGGCACTGGTGAACCAATTCAACAAGTTCGTTGAGAAACTTCACGGGTCTTTCGCAACGATCCAGCAGGATATTGGTGAACTTAACAACGTTGCCTCGCACCTGGCCGGCACCAGCCGGACCAACCTGGGGCGCATCAGCCAGCAGGCCCAGGCCATATCCTCAACCCGAAACTCCGTTGAAGAACTGGTCAAGAGCGTTGAAGAAGTGGCGGGCTTTGCCTCGTCCGCGTCTGACCAGACTCAAGACGCTGCAAAATTTGCCACTGCCGGTCAGCAAAAGGTCAACAGCAATATCAGCACCATCCGGGAACTGATGGCCGAGATCGAAAAAACCGCCAGCCTGGTAAACCAGTTTGATGAGTTCTCCGTGAAGGTGGGCGGCCTGCTGGAGACCATCCAGACCGTTGCCGAACAGACCAACCTGTTGGCACTGAATGCCGCCATTGAAGCTGCCCGCGCCGGCGAGCACGGTCGCGGCTTTGCAGTGGTAGCCGATGAAGTGCGAGGACTGGCCGTGCGCACCCATAAAGCGACCGAAGAAATCCAGCAAGTGATTTCAGAGTTGTCCAAGTTGTCAGGCAACGCCGTTACGTCGATGAAGGGCAGTGTGGAAATGGCCCGTGAGGGCGTTGATGCCACGACTGAGTCCGGCGAAGTCCTGAGCAAGATCCTTGAAAACGTTCAGCAGATCAGCGAGCTGAACGAGCAAATTGCCGCTGCCACCTATGAGCAGAGCACCACTTTCAGCGAAGTCACCGGCCATATGGGCGATATGCATCGCAACGCCGAGGCGGTGATGGAAAGTACCGATGAGCTGGACAACGTCAGCCGCAAGATCCAGGACGTCAGTAATGGATTGCAGAGCGTTGCCGGCCAGTTCCGCGTTTAATACCCAACCAAAGACTAGGATGTACCTGATGAAGAGACTGTTCTCCGTCGCGCCCCTGGCGTTGGCGATTACCGCCACGCCTGTCATGGCACAAGACACCGAGCAAACCCTCGAGCGCATGCAGCAACAGCTGAACGCCATGCAGCAGCAGCTGAACTCTGCCCGCAACACCGGCGTCCGGTTTAACGGCTTTTTCAGCACCGGTTATGCACGTGCCAGTAACGACGCAGGTTACGCCGGCATCACCGAAGAGTCCGAAGTAAAAGACCTGAGCCTGTTCGCGCTTCAGGGTACCTTTGACGTTACCCAGAAGAGCCAGATTGTGATGCAGCTGGTTGGCCGCGGCGCCGATGACTGGGAGCCCAAAGTGGAATGGGCCTACCTGAGCCACCGCCCCACCAACAACCTGCAACTGCGCGCCGGTAAGATGCGCCTGCCCTTCTTCATGTATTCCGACTCCCTGGAAGTCGGCTATGCTCAACCCTGGGCACGCCCTCCCCAGAGTGTTTACGGCCCGATTGCGGTGACCAGCTACGTGGGCGCCGATGCCAGTTACAACTGGAACTTCGATAACTCCTCACTGAACGCCAACTTCTTCACCGGCTTTACCGACGAAGACGGTAACTCGGGTGATGTGCAACTGCGCAACATTGCCGGCCTGAACCTGACCTGGACGGATTACGTCTGGACGGTTCGCGGTATTGCGGCAACCGCTGAGGCGGATATTGATGCGACAAGGCTAGCCGCTCAAGCACCCGCAGGCGCCGATGTAAATACTGTGCTTGCCGACGGTGATCGCGGCAACTTCTACGGTAT
The window above is part of the Marinobacter sp. THAF197a genome. Proteins encoded here:
- the uvrD gene encoding DNA helicase II → MDVSHIIDPLNDAQREAVTAQNDHLLVLAGAGSGKTRVLVHRIAWLMTVDRVPPTGILAVTFTNKAAKEMRYRIEEMMNIPSRGLWFGTFHGIAHRLLRSHWKDAGLPENFQVLDSDDQLRMIKRVMREFQIDESQWPPKQAQWFINSQKDEGLRADHIQENPGDHFTSTMLKIYRQYEKLCQQGGLVDFGELLLRSHELWLHRPELLKHYQQRFQHILVDEFQDTNTIQYAWLQVLASNRVPLTVVGDDDQSIYGWRGAKIENIQQYQRDFPNARLVRLEQNYRSTQMILKAANSVIANNQGRLGKELWTDGPDGEPISLYAAFNEQDEANYIADSINAWVSDGNLRSESAILYRSNAQSRVLEEALMRQGIPYRVYGGLRFYDRQEIRNALAYLRLVQYHRDDAAFERVVNIPTRGIGAKSLAELREYATEQGISLWESAERLLAAGQVKGRAKTGLQSFMDIINGLSEMVGEASLQGLMKQAIEASGLKDYHASEKGEKGQARVENLEELVNALSDFEVEEGVDPLAEFIAQAALDAGEAQADAHEDSVQLMTLHSAKGLEFPLVFLAGVEEGLFPHSMSLEEPGRMEEERRLAYVGITRAMKKLVLTYAESRRLYGQEKFHALSRFVREIPADCLQEVRLRNTVTRPAMVGRPNESMFSQDSAQQSGFSLGQRVRHPKFGEGIVMNSEGTGHHTRVQVNFDEGAKWLVLAYAPLEAC
- a CDS encoding methyl-accepting chemotaxis protein is translated as MLSSLKISHKLALLVVVAVTAFVVSQTFSIITERNNSERLTEVRDQLYPSLELSTINQGRLQLIENQINSAVTTGDDQQLAATRNLKDEIAANLRKIAALNPGLSQQATSLSRDLETYYGNATRIATAIIEGTADFNRIGQEASANANRLEKLRNDLDSMRSTMEARLIQAIDNTTAASSEAGTVSLVILVVALIALVTLSLIIGRSISNSLNQIISSLRNMASGEGDLTSRIHYEGKDELRALVNQFNKFVEKLHGSFATIQQDIGELNNVASHLAGTSRTNLGRISQQAQAISSTRNSVEELVKSVEEVAGFASSASDQTQDAAKFATAGQQKVNSNISTIRELMAEIEKTASLVNQFDEFSVKVGGLLETIQTVAEQTNLLALNAAIEAARAGEHGRGFAVVADEVRGLAVRTHKATEEIQQVISELSKLSGNAVTSMKGSVEMAREGVDATTESGEVLSKILENVQQISELNEQIAAATYEQSTTFSEVTGHMGDMHRNAEAVMESTDELDNVSRKIQDVSNGLQSVAGQFRV